A single Garra rufa chromosome 9, GarRuf1.0, whole genome shotgun sequence DNA region contains:
- the iqgap3 gene encoding ras GTPase-activating-like protein IQGAP3, whose translation MGDGVQVRSGYERLTAEEMDEQRIQNVAYQYLCRLEEAKRWMEACLKEELPAPTELEESLRNGVYLAKLGHCFAPHVVPLKKIYDFDQGRYKATGLQFRHTDNINHWRSAMMEVGLPTIFHPETTDVYDKKNMPRAVYCIHALSLYLFRLGLAPQIQDLYGKVKFTEEEINNMKLELDKYGIQMPAFSKIGGILANELSVDEAAVHAAVIAINEAVDRGCVDVTSQALRNPNAMLTGLQDSLMPVYQEMLRQARLQKAARARTHGNGSAEKDIYEEYLTQREIQDSINKVNMRAAVERVDEALDCADSLALLSALQNSSLALTGLVRDHAGWYLEQLTADREQKALDLGCVDPLERDELQEGVSVANEEAQRDRTMQQAVCKINEAVRRGEARQTIGALMNPDAHLPDVYPFAAELYQRELAPLQHQCPQGELQQEELFVAVEMLSAVALVNQAVEVQDFGAFSATLVSPAAGLADIDDSLIQRYFEELCELKRRAGKALLTWNDLQTGLNAVNTTAHEEHEQILTIGLINQALSRSDPHKTLSALMLPSSGLQDVLSLNARRYHEVLIRAKQHKAELSRDPGAELWLADIQEGVRLANQDTQKALKMCLGLAAVNQAVKEGRASQTLRVLRLPEVALRSVVSECADGYQTELTALLRAKTLEGDNRSPWMRTKLPDSSSYFFHLQKLEGSWERPQGFVQNSTFLTREEIQAVCSSVTAAHSRDVQWKASEWLVLQLQARMRGFLLRQKLSERLHFLNTQLPAVITIQSHWRRFIQQREYRRRLQYLYQNWRAIVKIQATVKMWLARRRYLARLAYFRRNVRAIIRIQAFFRASRTREEYRLLVHSSAPPLSVVRKFAHLLEFGDNDIRQEGELLRLREDVVRSIRANRQLEADLDLMDLKIGLLVRNRVTLQEVVSHCKKLTKKNKEQLSDMMALDKHKGLKALSKDKRDQLEAYQHLFYLLQTQPLYLAQLIFLMPQNKSTRFMETVIFTLFNYGSDCREAFLLLQLFTAALRHEIQMKVDRPQEVVTGSPTVIKMLVSFYRHARGQNALKDVLGPAIRDVLQDRNLNIRTDPLEIYKSWINQTESQTGQKSCLPYEVSVEQALSHSEVQQRLSIAITNLKNLTERVLNAIISNTHKLPYGLRYTAKVLRDSLHQKFPQASEEELYKIVGNLIYYRYMNPAIVAPDGFDIVEFGAGSALLPGQRRTLGSIARILQHSAALKHFHGDSAHLRALNEYITHTHNRFRKFLRAVCDVPEPEERFNIDEYSETLILNRPVIYISISELINPHRLLLEHQDCLCPDPSDPLQQLLKDLGSVPSVQDLVGEGQLNPSDPNAEQTYSKMEVSLTLTSKFDVFKSSDDKPDARGILLSTKQLIIDVIRTQPGDTLHEVLRISASRDQEVQHGWMMHQRAQREARTPEKMKRNQSLIADGNLTLEEKKRKIQRNLRRLEAIGTLNPPDTHTQILQLIAKDIRHQRVYRQRRQAELVKLRETLNGLHCKSCFHSEQVDYYSQYINTCLQNLTNSKVNGKKASDGKGKKKPATLTYTAARLHEKGVLLEIEDLPVTQFKNVIFDIVPGEEDGTFLVKARFMGVDMERFPLKYQDLLQLQYEEVAVMKMFDKAKVNVNLLIFLLNKKFFKK comes from the exons ATGGGGGACGGTGTTCAGGTCCGGTCTGGCT ATGAGCGTCTGACCGCAGAGGAAATGGATGAACAGAGGATTCAGAATGTGGCTTATCAATACCTGTGCCGTCTGGAGGAGGCCAAGAG GTGGATGGAGGCGTGTCTGAAGGAGGAGTTACCTGCTCCCACTGAGCTGGAGGAGTCACTGAGGAATGGAGTTTATCTGGCTAAACTTGGCCACTGCTTCGCTCCTCATGTGGTTCCGCTGAAGAAGATTTACGACTTTGACCAGGGGCGATACAAG GCCACTGGGCTTCAGTTCCGTCACACGGACAACATCAACCACTGGAGGAGCGCCATGATGGAGGTCGGCCTGCCGACG ATCTTTCATCCGGAGACGACGGATGTGTATGACAAGAAGAACATGCCCAGAGCCGTCTACTGCATTCACGCGCTGAG TTTGTACCTGTTTCGTTTGGGACTCGCCCCTCAGATTCAGGACCTCTACGGGAAGGTCAAATTCACAG AGGAGGAGATCAATAACATGAAGCTGGAGCTGGATAAATACGGCATTCAGATGCCAGCGTTCAGTAAGATTGGAGGAATCCTGGCCAACGAGCTCTCTGTGGACGAGGCCGCAG TGCATGCGGCCGTGATCGCCATCAATGAGGCGGTGGATCGTGGCTGTGTGGACGTCACGTCTCAGGCCCTGAGGAACCCCAACGCCATGCTGACCGGCCTGCAGGACTCACTCATGCCCGTCTATCAGGAGATGCTGCGGCAGGCACGCCTTCAGAAAGCAGCGAGAGCACGGACACAC GGAAATGGATCAGCAGAAAAAGACATCTATGAGGAATATCTGACGCAGAGAGAAATACAAGACTCCATTAACAAAGTCAACA TGCGAGCGGCGGTGGAGCGGGTGGACGAGGCGTTGGACTGCGCTGATTCTCTGGCGCTGCTCTCCGCTCTGCAGAACTCCAGTCTGGCGCTCACAGGTTTGGTCCGAGATCACGCCGGCTGGTACCTGGAGCAGCTGACTGCTGACCGAGAGCAGAAAGCCCTG GATCTGGGCTGTGTGGATCCACTAGAGAGAGATGAGCTCCAGGAAGGCGTCAGCGTGGCCAATGAAGAGGCGCAGAGAGACCGAACAA TGCAGCAGGCGGTGTGTAAAATAAACGAGGCCGTGCGGCGTGGAGAAGCTCGTCAGACGATTGGGGCGCTAATGAATCCAGATGCTCATCTGCCAGACGTGTATCCATTTGCTGCAGAACTTTATCAGAGAGAGCTGGCACCACTACAGCACCAGTGCCCACAG ggtgAGCTGCAGCAGGAGGAGCTGTTTGTTGCGGTGGAGATGTTGTCGGCGGTGGCTCTGGTTAATCAAGCGGTGGAGGTTCAAGACTTCGGTGCGTTCAGCGCTACACTAGTCAGTCCTGCAGCTGGACTCGCCGACATCGATGACAGTCTGATCCAGAG GTATTTCGAGGAGCTGTGTGAGCTGAAGAGGAGGGCAGGTAAAGCTCTTCTCACCTGGAATGACCTGCAGACGGGACTGAACGCCGTCAACACAACTGCTCATGAGGAACATGAAC AGATTCTCACCATCGGTCTGATCAATCAGGCTCTGAGCCGCAGCGATCCTCACAAGACGCTCTCTGCACTGATGCTGCCCTCCAGCGGCCTGCAGGACGTCCTGTCTCTCAATGCCAGACGCTATCATGAAGTGCTGATCCGCGCCAAACAACACAAGGCTGAG TTGAGCCGTGACCCTGGAGCTGAGCTCTGGTTGGCTGACATTCAGGAAGGTGTGAGACTGGCCAATCAGGACACTCAGAAAGCCCTGAAGA TGTGTCTGGGTCTGGCTGCAGTCAATCAGGCTGTTAAAGAGGGCCGAGCGTCTCAGACGTTGCGAGTGCTGCGTCTGCCAGAGGTGGCGCTGCGGAGCGTGGTGTCTGAATGTGCTGATGGGTACCAGACGGAGCTGACCGCCCTGCTCCGCGCCAAAACACTGGAGG GTGATAACAGAAGTCCGTGGATGAGGACGAAGCTGCCAGACAGCAGCTCTTATTTCTTTCACCTGCAGAAGCTGGAGGGCAGCTGGGAAAGGCCCCAGGGCTTCGTCCAAAACAGCACCTTCTTGACACGTGAGGAGATACAG GCCGTGTGCAGTAGCGTAACTGCGGCTCACAGCAGAGATGTTCAGTGGAAGGCCAGTGAGTGGCTGGTGCTGCAGCTGCAGGCGCGTATGCGAGGATTCCTGCTGCGACAGAAGCTGTCCGAGCGTTTGCACTTCCTGAACACGCAGCTGCCCGCCGTCATCACCATACAG TCTCACTGGAGGAGGTTCATACAGCAGAGAGAGTATCGCCGCAGACTGCAGTATCTCTACCAGAACTGGAGAGCAATAGTCAAG ATCCAGGCCACGGTGAAGATGTGGCTCGCCCGCAGGAGATACCTCGCCCGCCTCGCATACTTCAGGAGAAAC GTCAGAGCCATAATCCGGATCCAGGCGTTCTTCAGAGCCAGCAGGACCCGTGAGGAGTATCGCTTACTGG TTCACTCCAGCGCTCCGCCGCTGTCCGTCGTGCGTAAGTTCGCTCATCTGCTGGAGTTTGGTGACAATGACATCCGTCAGGAGGGAGAGCTGCTGCGTCTCAGAGAGGATGTGGTGAGATCCATCCGGGCCAACAGACAGCTGGAGGCAGACCTGGACCTCATGGACCTGAAGATCGGTCTGCTGGTCCGCAACAGAGTCACACTACAG gaGGTGGTGTCTCACTGTAAGAAGCTCACTAAGAAGAATAAGGAGCAGCTGAGTGACATGATGGCTCTGGACAAACATAAAGGACTGAAAGCTCTCAGTAAAGATAAGAGGGACCAGCTGGAGGCCTATCAGCACCTCTTCTATCTCCTGCAG ACCCAGCCGCTGTATCTGGCTCAGCTGATCTTCCTGATGCCTCAGAATAAAAGCACCAGGTTCATGGAGACGGTGATCTTCACGCTCTTCAACTACGGCTCGGACTGCAGAGAAGCCTTCCTGCTGCTGCAGCTCTTCACCGCCGCGCTACGCCACGAGATCCA AATGAAGGTGGACCGGCCACAGGAAGTGGTCACAGGAAGCCCCACTGTCATCAAGATGCTGGTGAGTTTCTACCGTCACGCTCGCGGTCAGAATGCGCTGAAGGACGTCCTGGGACCCGCCATCAGAGACGTGCTGCAGGACCGAAACCTCAACATCCGCACCGACCCCCTGGAGATCTACAAGAGCTGGATCAACCAGACCGAGAGCCAGACGGGGCAGAAGAG CTGTTTGCCGTATGAGGTGAGCGTGGAGCAGGCTTTGAGTCATTCTGAGGTCCAGCAGAGGCTGAGCATCGCCATCACCAACCTGAAGAACCTGACGGAGCGCGTCTTAAACGCCATCATCAGCAACACACACAAACTACC GTATGGTTTGCGCTACACTGCTAAAGTTCTGAGAGACTCTCTGCATCAGAAGTTTCCTCAGGCCAGCGAAGAAGAGCTGTACAAG ATTGTGGGTAATCTGATCTACTATCGCTACATGAACCCTGCGATCGTGGCTCCGGACGGTTTTGACATTGTGGAGTTCGGGGCCGGTTCGGCTCTCCTGCCGGGTCAGAGGCGAACACTGGGCTCCATCGCCCGCATCCTGCAACACAGCGCTGCTCTCAAACACTTCCATGGAGACTCAGCACACCTGCGCGCCCTGAACGAATacatcacacacactcacaaccGCTTCAG GAAGTTCCTGCGTGCTGTGTGTGACGTGCCTGAGCCGGAGGAGCGCTTTAACATCGATGAATACTCAGAGACGCTGATCCTCAACAGACCTGTGATCTACATCTCCATCAGTGAACTCATCAACCCACACAGA CTGCTGTTGGAGCATCAGGATTGTCTGTGTCCCGATCCGTCGGATCCGCTCCAGCAGCTGCTGAAGGATCTGGGCTCAGTGCCGTCCGTTCAGGATCTCGTAG gagaAGGCCAGCTGAATCCTTCAGATCCAAACGCGGAGCAGACCTACTCCAAGATGGAGGTTTCTCTGACCCTCACCAGCAAGTTTGACGTTTTCAAGAGCTCTGATGACAAACCTGATGCACGAGGGATCCTGCTGAG CACCAAGCAGCTGATCATCGATGTGATCCGAACGCAGCCTGGTGATACGCTCCATGAAGTGCTGCGAATCTCCGCCTCCAGAGATCAG GAGGTGCAGCACGGCTGGATGATGCATCAGCGCGCTCAGAGAGAAGCACGAACCCCAGAGAAGATGAAGAGGAACCAATCGCTGATCGCAGACGGGAACCTGACGCTGGAGGAGAAGAAGAGGAAGATCCAGAGGAACCTGAGGAGACTGGAGGCCATCGGGACGCTCAATCCTCCCGACACACACACGCAGATCCTGCAGCTCATCGCTAAG GACATCCGGCATCAGCGTGTGTATCGTCAGAGGCGTCAGGCGGAGCTGGTCAAACTTAGAGAAACACTGAACGGCCTGCACTGCAAGAGCTGCTTCCACTCAGAGCAGGTGGACTATTACAGCCAATACATCAACACCTGCCTGCAGAACCTCACCAACAg TAAAGTCAATGGGAAGAAAGCGTCTGATGGTAAAGGGAAGAAGAAGCCGGCGACTCTCACATACACTGCTGCACGTCTGCATGAGAAAGGAGTTCTGCTGGAGATTGAAGACCTGCCCGTCACACA